One window of the Tetragenococcus koreensis genome contains the following:
- a CDS encoding Asp23/Gls24 family envelope stress response protein, with amino-acid sequence MADQTSKTVSTNGVNEKKDQQQVSGELTFEDKVIQKIIGIALEKVDGLLRVDGGFFSNMAERISNSDDVTSGIDTEVGKEEVAVDLDVVIEYRKDAENIYEQIKKVAAEQVKKMTHLDVVEVNVHVEDIKTREEIEQDKKSDEQQSDESDN; translated from the coding sequence ATGGCAGATCAAACAAGTAAAACTGTATCAACCAATGGAGTTAATGAAAAGAAAGATCAACAACAAGTTTCTGGGGAATTAACATTTGAGGATAAAGTGATCCAAAAAATTATCGGAATTGCTTTGGAAAAAGTTGATGGTTTGTTACGCGTTGATGGCGGCTTTTTCTCAAATATGGCAGAACGAATCTCTAACTCAGACGATGTAACCAGCGGTATTGACACCGAAGTGGGTAAAGAAGAAGTTGCTGTGGATTTAGATGTTGTCATTGAATATCGTAAAGATGCAGAAAATATCTATGAGCAAATTAAAAAAGTTGCTGCAGAGCAAGTTAAGAAAATGACACACTTAGATGTAGTTGAAGTAAATGTTCATGTAGAAGACATCAAAACTAGAGAAGAAATCGAACAAGATAAAAAATCTGATGAACAACAATCGGATGAATCGGATAACTAA
- a CDS encoding polysaccharide deacetylase family protein: MGFHTLMYHEIREKGTFDTQNPSPILVKQSYEDALPTKLFCDFTDFKAQMDFLEKENYHTLTLQEIKDFYQKGKDLPEKSVLLTFDDAYQSIYKYAYPILQQKNFHAVCFVVKGWLFDQIKEFDPRQSIVMAKSELEKMRDVFELANHTENLHQRYSDGSIGMQKVSVEELNQDLASCGQYVDQADVFAYPFGIYEQMDVKRLAKLNIHYAFTTVAGENTGQTPVLTLHRDTVWYGCTLQEFKAILE, from the coding sequence TTGGGATTTCACACATTAATGTATCATGAGATCAGAGAAAAAGGCACATTTGATACCCAAAATCCTTCACCGATTTTGGTCAAACAATCCTATGAAGATGCGTTGCCTACAAAATTATTTTGTGATTTTACTGATTTTAAAGCACAGATGGATTTTTTAGAGAAAGAAAATTATCATACACTGACTTTACAAGAGATCAAAGATTTTTATCAAAAAGGAAAAGATCTGCCTGAAAAATCAGTTTTGTTAACGTTTGATGATGCCTATCAGTCAATCTATAAATATGCTTATCCGATTTTGCAGCAAAAGAATTTTCATGCGGTGTGTTTTGTAGTCAAAGGTTGGCTTTTTGACCAAATCAAAGAATTTGATCCAAGGCAGTCGATTGTTATGGCAAAATCAGAGCTAGAAAAAATGCGGGATGTTTTTGAGTTGGCAAATCATACGGAAAACTTGCATCAACGCTATTCTGACGGCTCAATTGGAATGCAAAAAGTATCAGTGGAAGAATTAAATCAAGACTTAGCTTCATGTGGTCAGTATGTTGATCAAGCGGATGTTTTTGCTTATCCTTTTGGTATTTATGAACAAATGGATGTCAAAAGGTTAGCCAAACTAAATATTCATTATGCTTTTACCACGGTAGCGGGAGAAAATACGGGGCAAACGCCAGTCTTAACTTTACATCGAGATACCGTGTGGTATGGGTGTACGCTGCAGGAATTTAAAGCGATATTAGAATAG
- a CDS encoding lactate/malate family dehydrogenase produces the protein MKTKKLAIIGLGHVGSSVLATAVQTELFGEIVLIDPRDRVAFGEGLDQTHAGGLLSRKNITIYKGTYKDVADADIIIVAATHVYAEGEIPEDRNELLIENLPIIHEIMGNITQNTQDAMVIFITNPADTVIHIVASYDYPKNLLLSTGTMLDSSRLRQLLGQYYHVDPKSVSGYMMGEHGYTAFPVLSHLTIGGLAYNELADHFPEIPLLTAEDIKEKVVQAAYDVFAAKSGVTNVAVAQSAIDIARCILLDEKSIYPVSVPMIDNEYGFSGPCAYSVPCILGKDGVEKKLLVSLDAWEKGKLAQSVASIQQSIALTE, from the coding sequence ATGAAAACGAAAAAATTAGCTATTATCGGGTTGGGCCATGTCGGTTCTAGTGTGTTGGCAACAGCAGTGCAAACCGAACTCTTCGGTGAAATTGTTTTGATTGATCCTAGAGACCGTGTTGCTTTTGGCGAAGGATTGGATCAAACGCATGCCGGCGGTTTATTGTCCCGTAAAAACATTACGATCTACAAAGGAACTTACAAAGACGTAGCAGATGCAGATATTATTATTGTGGCTGCTACTCATGTTTATGCAGAAGGAGAGATTCCGGAAGATCGGAATGAATTACTGATTGAAAATTTGCCGATTATCCATGAAATTATGGGAAATATCACGCAAAATACGCAAGACGCAATGGTAATTTTTATTACCAATCCGGCAGATACTGTGATTCATATCGTCGCATCGTATGATTATCCTAAAAATTTACTTTTAAGCACAGGAACGATGCTAGATTCTTCGCGTTTGCGACAACTGCTAGGACAATATTACCATGTTGATCCTAAATCCGTTTCTGGTTATATGATGGGAGAGCATGGCTATACTGCGTTTCCTGTCCTCAGCCATTTGACAATTGGCGGGTTAGCTTATAATGAATTGGCAGACCATTTTCCTGAAATTCCACTCTTAACAGCTGAAGATATAAAAGAAAAAGTGGTACAAGCCGCATACGATGTTTTTGCTGCAAAAAGCGGGGTGACCAATGTTGCCGTTGCACAATCAGCAATTGATATTGCCCGCTGTATTTTATTGGATGAAAAAAGCATCTATCCAGTCAGTGTTCCCATGATTGATAATGAATATGGTTTTAGTGGCCCTTGTGCTTATAGTGTGCCTTGCATATTAGGTAAAGATGGGGTAGAGAAAAAACTACTTGTGTCCTTGGACGCATGGGAAAAAGGTAAATTGGCACAATCAGTAGCCAGTATACAACAATCCATCGCGCTGACAGAGTAA
- a CDS encoding ABC transporter ATP-binding protein: MAYIELKDSTKKFKTGDTEIIANDALSFSVEKGELVVILGASGAGKSTLLNILGGMDTNDSGQVIVDDHDISNYSNKQLITYRRYDVGFVFQFYNLVQNLTTKENVELASEIAKDPLDPEEVLKDVGLNERIDNFPAQLSGGEQQRVSIARAIAKNPKILLCDEPTGALDSQTGKQILQILQDRSRKEGATVIIVTHNAAIAPIADRVIRMSDAKISQVEKNDQPNNIADIEW; encoded by the coding sequence ATGGCTTATATTGAATTAAAAGATAGTACCAAAAAATTTAAGACTGGCGATACAGAAATTATTGCTAATGACGCCTTATCCTTTTCGGTTGAAAAAGGCGAATTAGTGGTGATCTTAGGGGCTTCAGGAGCTGGGAAATCCACACTATTGAATATTCTAGGCGGTATGGATACCAATGATAGCGGGCAAGTTATTGTTGATGATCATGATATTTCTAACTACTCTAATAAGCAATTGATTACTTATCGGCGGTATGACGTAGGTTTTGTTTTTCAATTTTATAACCTCGTCCAAAATTTGACTACCAAAGAAAATGTGGAATTGGCTTCAGAAATTGCTAAAGACCCATTAGATCCTGAAGAAGTGTTAAAAGATGTCGGCTTAAATGAACGTATCGATAATTTTCCGGCACAACTTTCGGGCGGAGAGCAACAACGTGTTTCAATCGCAAGGGCAATTGCTAAAAACCCTAAAATTTTACTTTGTGATGAACCTACCGGTGCTCTTGATTCACAAACCGGCAAACAAATTTTGCAGATTTTACAAGATCGCAGTAGAAAAGAAGGGGCAACGGTTATTATTGTCACACACAATGCCGCAATTGCGCCTATTGCTGATCGAGTGATTCGAATGAGTGACGCTAAAATTAGCCAGGTTGAAAAAAATGATCAACCAAATAATATTGCAGATATTGAATGGTAG
- a CDS encoding helix-turn-helix transcriptional regulator — MEFSDRQKLIIEIVKAHEPITGDNIAAKLNLTKPTLRNDLSLLTMTGVLDARPKVGYIYSGQTIEPLLFEKLYTKKVDDIMIPAVFIKQDTSLKNAITDLFMYDVGSLYVVNKDKKLVGILSRKDLLRSVLANNEDDIPVAVVMSRMPNVITITPEETILTAGNTLMQHQVDSLPVVEKGTNDKIIGKITKTRIMNHFIEEGIKVKAQ, encoded by the coding sequence ATGGAATTTTCTGATCGCCAAAAATTAATTATTGAGATTGTTAAGGCTCACGAGCCAATCACTGGAGATAACATTGCGGCCAAACTCAATCTTACCAAACCAACGTTGCGTAATGATTTATCGCTTCTAACCATGACAGGCGTTTTAGATGCGCGTCCCAAAGTCGGCTACATTTATTCTGGACAAACAATCGAACCATTGCTATTTGAAAAATTATATACAAAAAAAGTGGACGATATTATGATTCCCGCTGTATTTATTAAACAAGATACGTCGTTAAAAAATGCTATTACTGATTTATTTATGTATGATGTAGGCTCTTTATACGTTGTCAATAAAGATAAAAAATTAGTAGGAATTCTTTCAAGAAAGGACCTTTTACGTAGCGTTTTAGCTAATAATGAAGATGATATTCCAGTCGCTGTTGTGATGAGTCGGATGCCAAATGTCATTACAATCACACCCGAAGAAACGATTTTAACTGCTGGAAATACCCTCATGCAACATCAAGTAGATTCATTACCTGTAGTGGAAAAAGGAACAAATGATAAAATCATTGGCAAAATTACTAAAACCCGTATTATGAACCATTTTATCGAAGAAGGGATTAAGGTGAAAGCACAATGA
- a CDS encoding DUF2273 domain-containing protein has product MQELLQRYRYGIIGGGIGLVLAILLLTIGFAKTLLVVACTVLGAFIGLYLNGIGVFDRFKGPRR; this is encoded by the coding sequence ATGCAAGAATTATTACAGCGCTATCGTTATGGAATCATTGGCGGCGGGATTGGCTTAGTTTTGGCAATTCTTCTGCTAACGATTGGTTTTGCAAAAACGCTACTAGTCGTTGCATGCACGGTTTTAGGTGCGTTTATTGGGCTTTATTTGAATGGGATCGGTGTTTTCGACCGGTTCAAAGGACCTAGAAGGTAA
- the amaP gene encoding alkaline shock response membrane anchor protein AmaP produces the protein MGKLRKSLIGILLLLLIFTLFFVLVENQEAVQLPVRFISMYDYPWIGMYMQQLLFWFSALLLVLTVLLLVITIFYPRKKNTLVLEQGQGTLKIQKKAVENFVLQIVNQEPFVENPAIKVKMYNKKIRIKVSGYMKKVMAIPDKQNELVDEIQSQVSSLMGTTENIKTEVSLENYRKPAEKNAERVK, from the coding sequence ATGGGTAAGCTACGCAAAAGCTTAATTGGCATCCTGCTGTTGCTTTTGATTTTCACACTTTTCTTTGTGCTGGTTGAAAATCAAGAGGCTGTGCAATTGCCGGTGCGCTTTATTTCTATGTATGACTATCCATGGATTGGCATGTATATGCAGCAGTTGCTATTTTGGTTTAGCGCCTTGTTGCTTGTATTGACCGTTTTATTATTAGTCATCACGATTTTTTATCCTAGAAAGAAAAATACCTTAGTTTTAGAGCAAGGACAAGGAACGTTAAAAATTCAAAAAAAAGCAGTAGAAAATTTTGTGCTGCAAATTGTAAATCAAGAGCCTTTTGTTGAGAACCCGGCAATAAAAGTGAAAATGTATAATAAAAAAATTCGGATAAAAGTTTCAGGCTATATGAAAAAAGTTATGGCAATTCCGGATAAACAAAACGAACTTGTAGATGAAATTCAATCGCAAGTCTCTTCGTTAATGGGAACCACAGAAAATATCAAAACGGAAGTGTCTCTTGAAAATTATCGGAAACCCGCAGAAAAAAATGCCGAACGGGTAAAATAA
- a CDS encoding MurR/RpiR family transcriptional regulator, which translates to MNILFTIQHQINKLPKAEKKLAEWILEQPESVIHMSAKALSQASETSPATVVRLCYSLGLEGFTDLKLKLSANQPAIKGNLYTDIVPNEDIDTIKQKLLLKMTDGLEKNREKLEVESIEQVINLLETTDFMFTYGIGASGIVADDFAQKFLRIGKKVIYSKDYHLLTTAIVTNEMPAWLFLVSNSGEKQEVINLALLAKEQGIPVVCMTSKAHSTLATIADVLLHTADGGEARLRSSATNSLLVQLYSVDVLFSAYATKHYDKTLGQLEQTKTTVQIIEQND; encoded by the coding sequence ATGAATATTTTGTTTACGATACAACACCAAATAAATAAATTGCCTAAAGCTGAAAAAAAGCTTGCTGAATGGATTCTCGAACAACCAGAAAGTGTCATCCATATGAGCGCTAAGGCGTTATCACAAGCTTCCGAAACGAGTCCTGCAACTGTGGTGCGGTTGTGTTATTCGCTGGGTTTAGAAGGATTTACTGACTTAAAATTAAAACTTTCTGCTAATCAACCAGCAATAAAGGGAAATTTGTATACAGATATTGTTCCCAATGAAGACATTGATACGATTAAACAGAAGCTATTGTTAAAAATGACCGATGGACTGGAAAAAAACCGCGAAAAGCTAGAAGTTGAATCTATCGAGCAAGTGATCAATCTACTCGAAACAACGGACTTTATGTTTACTTACGGGATCGGGGCTTCAGGTATTGTAGCCGATGATTTTGCGCAGAAATTTTTACGGATCGGAAAAAAAGTTATTTACAGTAAAGACTATCATTTATTAACAACGGCTATTGTAACCAATGAGATGCCCGCCTGGCTCTTTTTGGTTTCAAATTCTGGTGAGAAACAAGAGGTTATTAATTTAGCCTTACTGGCAAAAGAACAAGGCATTCCGGTTGTCTGTATGACGAGCAAAGCACACTCAACTTTGGCAACGATTGCCGATGTGTTGTTGCATACAGCAGACGGTGGTGAAGCGCGTTTAAGAAGTTCGGCGACGAACTCATTATTGGTTCAATTGTATAGTGTTGACGTATTATTTTCTGCTTATGCTACCAAGCACTACGATAAAACATTAGGACAATTAGAGCAAACCAAAACGACAGTACAAATTATTGAACAAAATGATTAA
- a CDS encoding TetR/AcrR family transcriptional regulator, whose protein sequence is MQRNTQTKVKIKQALIQLLNQKHLEEITVSDITRNSQINRGTFYLHYLDKYDLIEKLEKEILSNIQQIFDQPVKKEEENPLIPDRLILDALYYVKDDLAFIKALVEENGDPKFVSTFKKLLTNTVNKYIALHETNQLPIEKIPNDYAEEILLSSTISILLLWIKKDGQESPEQLLKYINYARDTSPAALLQP, encoded by the coding sequence ATGCAACGCAACACACAAACTAAAGTGAAAATTAAGCAAGCTCTGATTCAACTGCTTAATCAGAAGCATTTAGAAGAAATCACGGTAAGCGATATCACTCGTAATTCACAAATTAATCGGGGAACTTTTTATCTTCATTATCTAGATAAATACGACTTAATTGAAAAACTAGAAAAAGAGATCTTATCAAATATTCAGCAAATATTTGATCAACCCGTCAAAAAAGAAGAAGAAAATCCACTAATACCGGATAGATTAATCCTTGATGCCCTTTATTATGTCAAAGATGACTTAGCTTTTATTAAAGCGTTAGTAGAAGAAAATGGAGATCCTAAATTTGTCTCTACTTTTAAAAAGTTATTAACGAATACTGTAAATAAATACATCGCTCTGCATGAAACGAATCAGTTACCAATTGAAAAGATACCTAATGATTATGCCGAAGAAATTCTGCTATCAAGTACAATTTCTATTTTGTTACTATGGATTAAAAAAGACGGACAAGAGTCACCCGAACAGCTGTTAAAATATATTAACTATGCCCGCGATACCTCGCCAGCAGCGTTATTACAACCATAA
- a CDS encoding Asp23/Gls24 family envelope stress response protein — MERQENKVNTNNISGELTFAEKVIKKIIGYAMDNIDGLLTINGGFFSNVAEKLVNTNNVTTGINAEVGKKQVAVDMDVVVEYGKDSRHIYDEIKRLISKDVSEMTHLDVVEVNVNVVDIKTQEEYEEESETVQDKVTSAGKTTGHYISQQTSKATQNINEDVENIQENREPRVE; from the coding sequence ATGGAAAGACAAGAAAATAAAGTAAACACGAATAATATTTCAGGTGAATTAACTTTTGCCGAAAAGGTAATTAAAAAAATTATCGGTTATGCAATGGATAATATTGATGGACTATTAACTATCAATGGTGGATTTTTCTCTAATGTTGCTGAAAAACTAGTGAATACTAACAATGTTACCACCGGTATTAACGCTGAAGTTGGGAAAAAGCAAGTCGCTGTCGATATGGATGTCGTTGTTGAGTACGGCAAAGATAGCCGTCATATTTATGATGAAATCAAACGACTAATTTCAAAAGATGTTAGCGAAATGACACATCTAGATGTAGTCGAAGTAAATGTGAATGTGGTTGATATTAAGACGCAAGAAGAATATGAAGAAGAAAGTGAAACGGTGCAAGATAAAGTAACTAGCGCTGGAAAAACTACCGGTCACTATATTTCACAACAAACAAGCAAGGCAACGCAAAATATCAATGAAGATGTCGAAAATATCCAAGAAAACCGTGAACCTAGAGTGGAATAA
- the ppdK gene encoding pyruvate, phosphate dikinase, with translation MKQIYRFSEGSVEMKDLLGGKGANLAEMTRLGLPVPAGFTITTAACIKYLQQENYFEQSLKADILKAINQLENEVGKSLLNNDQMLLISVRSGAKFSMPGMMDTILNLGLNDDRVLAFAKLTNASFAYDCYRRLIQMFGDVVYGISKETFDDTLHKFEAAFGKSVADFSIPEQQKLIEAYKIPYHKQQKEFPQDPIDQLFIAIKAVFHSWNNQRAQVYRKLHDIPFSLGTAVNIQSMVFGNNGDKSATGVAFTRNPATGEKKLFGEFLPNAQGEDVVAGIRTPQPIAKLKQLLPTAYTDFMRYAEILETHYKDMQDIEFTIDQGQLFILQTRSGKRTAQAALNIALDLVNDKIITKDEALLRVTPTMVEQLIHPVFDPTELKNATVLAHGLPASPGAATGQIVFTAEKAQEFHEQGKKVILVRQETSPEDIAGMVVSEAIVTSRGGMTSHAAVVARGMGTCCVAGCEALTVDEYTRTITCEEQTLTEGDIISVDGSIGTIYQTELQTVTPEDNQNLQRLLTWADERADLMVRANAETLQDLTAAIHFGASGIGLARTEHMFFGEDRILEMRRLILAEEKQEFDIALKRLLSFQQDDFYQMLQTTQEKPMVIRLLDPPMHEFLPADEQAINQLAQQLKKSPVRITNQITQLHETNPMLGHRGCRLGITKAQIYQMQVEAIFTSAIKLAQNGIVVKPEIMVPLVAEEKELIEVKNALLHTIENLFEKHGINPFPFEIGVMIELPRACMTADKLASQADFFSFGTNDLTQMSYGFSRDDIGKFLPIYKEKGILLQDPFQTLDQAGVGQLIQTAVEKARQTKPNMMIGVCGEVGGDPKSIAFFQQVGVDYVSCSAYRIPAARLACAQAALNDCRLAEVAL, from the coding sequence TTGAAACAAATTTATCGATTCAGTGAAGGTAGTGTCGAAATGAAGGACTTGTTAGGTGGGAAAGGGGCCAATTTAGCAGAGATGACCCGGCTAGGGCTACCAGTGCCTGCTGGATTCACCATTACAACGGCTGCGTGTATAAAATACTTGCAACAAGAAAATTATTTTGAACAGTCTTTAAAAGCAGATATTTTGAAAGCGATTAATCAACTGGAAAATGAAGTCGGTAAGTCGTTGTTAAATAATGACCAAATGTTGTTAATTTCGGTACGTAGTGGTGCCAAATTCTCCATGCCAGGAATGATGGACACCATTCTTAACCTTGGGTTAAACGACGACCGTGTACTGGCTTTTGCAAAGCTGACGAATGCTTCTTTTGCTTACGATTGTTATCGCCGTCTCATCCAAATGTTTGGTGACGTGGTTTACGGTATTTCCAAAGAAACTTTTGACGACACTTTACACAAATTTGAAGCAGCCTTTGGTAAAAGTGTCGCTGATTTTTCAATACCAGAACAACAAAAACTGATTGAAGCGTATAAAATACCCTATCACAAGCAGCAAAAAGAATTCCCTCAAGATCCGATAGATCAACTTTTTATTGCAATTAAAGCGGTCTTTCATTCATGGAACAATCAACGGGCACAAGTTTATCGGAAATTACATGACATCCCCTTTAGTTTAGGTACAGCGGTAAATATTCAATCAATGGTTTTTGGCAACAACGGTGATAAAAGTGCGACAGGCGTAGCTTTTACTCGAAACCCTGCAACTGGAGAGAAAAAACTTTTTGGCGAATTTTTACCCAATGCCCAAGGGGAAGATGTCGTTGCGGGCATTCGGACTCCGCAGCCGATTGCTAAACTCAAACAATTACTTCCTACCGCTTATACAGATTTTATGCGTTATGCAGAAATTTTGGAAACACACTATAAAGATATGCAAGACATTGAGTTTACAATCGATCAGGGACAACTATTCATTCTGCAGACCAGAAGCGGCAAACGAACTGCCCAAGCAGCGCTTAACATCGCCCTAGATCTTGTCAATGATAAAATAATAACGAAAGACGAGGCGCTTTTACGAGTTACACCGACAATGGTTGAACAGTTGATCCACCCTGTATTTGATCCAACAGAACTAAAAAATGCAACAGTATTAGCCCATGGCCTGCCGGCAAGTCCAGGAGCTGCTACAGGACAAATTGTATTTACAGCAGAAAAAGCCCAGGAATTTCATGAGCAAGGTAAAAAGGTCATCTTGGTCCGACAAGAAACTTCGCCTGAAGATATCGCAGGAATGGTGGTAAGCGAAGCGATCGTTACCTCTAGAGGAGGCATGACCTCGCACGCTGCTGTAGTTGCGCGTGGGATGGGCACTTGTTGTGTTGCTGGCTGTGAAGCATTAACCGTTGATGAATATACGCGAACGATTACTTGTGAAGAGCAAACATTAACAGAAGGCGATATCATTTCGGTTGATGGCTCTATAGGGACAATCTACCAAACCGAACTGCAAACAGTCACTCCTGAAGACAATCAGAATCTGCAACGTCTATTAACTTGGGCGGACGAACGAGCTGACTTAATGGTACGTGCCAATGCAGAAACGCTACAGGATTTGACAGCAGCGATCCATTTTGGCGCGTCTGGAATTGGCTTAGCGCGCACCGAGCATATGTTTTTTGGAGAAGATCGAATTTTAGAAATGCGCCGTTTAATTTTAGCTGAAGAAAAACAAGAATTTGACATAGCGCTCAAACGTCTACTTAGTTTCCAACAAGATGATTTTTATCAGATGTTACAAACGACCCAAGAAAAACCCATGGTTATCCGGCTCTTAGACCCACCTATGCATGAATTTTTACCTGCTGACGAGCAAGCGATCAACCAATTAGCCCAGCAACTGAAAAAATCGCCAGTACGCATAACCAATCAAATTACTCAGCTACACGAAACCAACCCAATGCTCGGTCATCGTGGCTGTCGCTTAGGAATTACTAAGGCACAAATTTATCAAATGCAAGTCGAGGCAATTTTTACCAGCGCGATTAAATTAGCACAAAATGGAATTGTCGTAAAACCAGAAATAATGGTGCCTTTGGTTGCTGAAGAAAAAGAATTAATTGAAGTTAAAAACGCTTTGCTTCATACGATTGAAAATTTATTTGAAAAGCATGGTATAAACCCCTTTCCTTTTGAAATTGGCGTTATGATTGAATTACCTAGAGCTTGTATGACTGCCGATAAATTAGCTAGCCAAGCGGACTTTTTCAGTTTTGGTACCAATGATCTAACACAAATGTCTTACGGTTTTTCTCGCGATGACATTGGCAAATTTTTACCTATCTATAAAGAAAAAGGCATTTTATTGCAAGATCCTTTCCAAACGCTAGATCAAGCAGGTGTAGGACAGTTAATTCAAACTGCAGTTGAAAAAGCACGCCAGACTAAGCCTAATATGATGATTGGTGTATGTGGAGAAGTCGGCGGTGACCCTAAATCAATCGCCTTTTTCCAACAAGTCGGTGTAGATTATGTATCTTGTTCGGCTTATCGAATTCCAGCTGCTCGTCTAGCTTGTGCGCAAGCAGCGCTCAATGATTGCCGATTAGCTGAAGTTGCGCTATGA
- a CDS encoding pyruvate, water dikinase regulatory protein: MNKNDTLKLFIISDAIGDTAQKITTAVLAQFPELTNVEVQRFAFIDSKEELLKILRDALQEHAIVASTLVKDSFNEAAHEFAARTSLSYVDFMTPMMELIQGKTGLEPKHEARAQHKLTSDYFAKIEAIDFAVKYDDGQDPKGFLKADYVIIGPSRTSKTPLSMYLANKSYKVANLPLIPEIPLPKEIFDVPKEKLIGLVATPEVIQRTREKRLSSLGLGGSSSYTDVAHIKEEMDYAKEIYHELGAKTVEVDDMSIEEIAEYITRLQIDR; encoded by the coding sequence ATGAATAAAAACGATACGCTAAAATTATTTATAATCTCTGATGCAATCGGAGATACTGCGCAAAAAATTACCACAGCCGTTCTTGCGCAATTTCCCGAATTGACTAATGTCGAAGTTCAGCGTTTTGCCTTTATTGATTCTAAAGAAGAGCTGCTTAAAATCTTACGAGATGCTCTCCAAGAACATGCCATCGTTGCCAGCACTTTAGTAAAAGATTCTTTCAATGAAGCTGCTCATGAGTTTGCTGCTCGTACTTCTTTAAGTTATGTTGATTTTATGACACCAATGATGGAATTAATTCAAGGGAAAACGGGTCTAGAACCTAAGCATGAAGCCCGTGCTCAGCATAAGCTAACTTCAGACTATTTTGCCAAAATAGAAGCCATCGATTTTGCCGTAAAATATGATGATGGACAAGATCCAAAAGGTTTCTTAAAAGCTGACTATGTCATTATCGGACCTTCACGTACTTCAAAGACGCCTTTAAGTATGTATTTAGCCAATAAATCTTATAAAGTAGCTAACTTGCCTTTGATACCAGAAATTCCTTTACCTAAAGAAATTTTTGATGTGCCAAAAGAAAAACTCATAGGCTTAGTTGCTACTCCTGAAGTGATTCAACGAACACGCGAAAAACGTTTAAGTTCGCTGGGTCTAGGCGGTAGTTCTTCTTACACTGATGTCGCACACATTAAAGAAGAAATGGATTATGCCAAAGAAATTTATCATGAACTAGGCGCCAAAACCGTAGAAGTGGATGATATGTCCATCGAAGAGATTGCTGAATATATTACCCGCTTGCAGATTGACCGCTAA